One window from the genome of Hyphomonas neptunium ATCC 15444 encodes:
- a CDS encoding TonB-dependent receptor, whose product MIKNFYARSASIAVIAALAPVAAVYAQVTTSNARGAVTTAEGQPVAGAVVSIVHEPTGTVTSATTNANGQYTTQNLRVGGPFSFTVTAEGLPTSRVENIFTGLGDVSVIDITMAAADDTARLDTVVVTGSAQIAQVATGPSASYNLETLQNAPVISRDLKDVLRFDPRVYIDDGFNDAIQCAGANPRYNSLTVDGARLSDSFGLNSNGYPTESIPFSFDAIQQVSVELAPFDVEYGQFTACNINAVTKSGTNEIHGGLFYDYTSNDLRGDSVEGNEVSSQDFEDKRYGFNVGLPILKDRLFFFGAYEKNEAVNLFDNGPARASVDPALYQQVIDVAVNQYGYVAGGLPTSIPVEDEKIFAKLDWNITNNHRAALAYMKNEAFNFNPSDSGSDEIADGNHFYQRGGLLESYSASLNSDWTSNFNTELRVTRVEFDAVQDPVAGFDGFGEVQINVPRTVGSDETTIYLGADDSRHANDLIYTSDVYKAKANWQVGDHLLTFGAEREELDVFNLFIQEVKGEWVFDSLQDFIDGNFSDFRYENAAGSNNQDDGAASFGYEINTAYVQDTWQVSPNFNVTAGLRYDYYTSGDAPALNQSFLTNYGFRNDATMDGRDLLQPRIGFKYDFSDAIRFHGGFGLYSGGNPNVWISNNYSNNGVTLFEDRIRGGNINDYTYAGGAGSPFINVPDESIDAVANANGRGPVNALDPDFEIPSDWKFALGTVIDFGADDAWYGNDWRLMADFLYSKVNEAAYIQPISWEQEDVAADGRPIYSGNTNDFMLTNTEEKGFSRVLSLGLSKSYDNGIDWGLGYAYTDAEDVNPMTSSVAFSNFTNFATFDPVNPKTGVSDYVIPHRFTFNLNARREFIQNYASKFSLFGTVNQGSPYSYTIGSNTAFDPIFGNRRQLAYIPTGLDDANISPLSDAAALASLVNFVGSSDDLQKYRGGIIDRNTENDPWRSRFDVRFAQELPGLRAADRTEAFVVIRNVGNLINDDWGVMKEHGFPGNASLYTLDGLDDQNRLIISGFNEEVDEASTLNNASLWQIRLGVKYTF is encoded by the coding sequence ATGATCAAGAATTTCTATGCGCGGAGCGCATCGATCGCAGTTATCGCGGCGCTTGCGCCGGTCGCTGCAGTTTACGCACAGGTGACCACATCCAACGCTCGCGGCGCTGTGACGACGGCTGAAGGCCAGCCTGTTGCCGGCGCGGTCGTCAGCATTGTTCACGAGCCAACAGGCACCGTGACGAGCGCCACCACCAACGCAAATGGCCAGTACACGACGCAGAACCTGCGCGTCGGTGGCCCTTTCAGCTTCACCGTCACGGCAGAAGGCCTGCCCACCAGCCGCGTCGAAAACATCTTCACCGGTCTCGGTGACGTCTCGGTCATCGACATCACGATGGCTGCTGCCGATGACACCGCCCGCCTCGACACGGTTGTGGTGACCGGTTCGGCGCAGATCGCCCAGGTCGCAACCGGCCCGTCGGCTTCCTACAACCTTGAAACGCTTCAGAACGCGCCTGTCATCAGCCGCGATCTCAAGGACGTTCTGCGCTTCGACCCGCGCGTCTACATCGACGACGGCTTCAACGACGCCATCCAGTGCGCCGGCGCTAACCCCCGCTACAACTCGCTGACAGTTGACGGCGCCCGCCTGAGCGACAGCTTCGGTCTGAACTCGAACGGTTACCCGACCGAGAGCATCCCGTTCTCCTTCGACGCCATTCAGCAGGTCTCTGTCGAACTCGCACCGTTTGACGTTGAATACGGCCAGTTCACGGCTTGTAACATCAACGCCGTCACCAAGTCGGGTACGAACGAGATCCATGGCGGTCTGTTCTATGACTACACCAGCAACGACCTCCGCGGCGATTCCGTCGAAGGTAACGAAGTCTCTTCGCAGGATTTCGAAGACAAGCGCTACGGTTTCAATGTCGGCCTGCCGATCCTGAAAGACCGTCTGTTCTTCTTCGGTGCTTATGAGAAGAACGAAGCCGTCAACCTCTTCGACAACGGCCCGGCCCGCGCCAGCGTTGATCCGGCGCTGTATCAGCAGGTCATTGATGTTGCCGTGAACCAGTACGGCTATGTCGCCGGCGGTCTGCCAACCTCGATCCCGGTCGAAGACGAGAAAATCTTCGCCAAGCTCGACTGGAACATCACCAACAACCACCGCGCTGCGCTCGCCTACATGAAAAACGAGGCGTTCAACTTTAACCCGTCGGATTCCGGGTCGGATGAGATTGCAGACGGTAACCACTTCTACCAGCGCGGCGGCCTCCTCGAGAGCTATTCAGCCTCGCTGAACTCCGACTGGACCAGCAACTTCAACACCGAGCTGCGCGTGACCCGCGTCGAGTTCGATGCCGTCCAGGACCCGGTTGCCGGTTTTGACGGTTTCGGCGAAGTTCAGATCAACGTGCCGCGCACGGTTGGTTCTGACGAAACGACGATCTACCTCGGCGCAGACGACAGCCGTCATGCAAACGACCTGATCTACACCTCCGACGTCTACAAGGCGAAAGCCAACTGGCAGGTCGGCGACCACCTCCTGACTTTCGGCGCAGAGCGTGAAGAGCTCGACGTGTTCAACCTGTTCATTCAGGAAGTCAAAGGTGAGTGGGTCTTCGACTCGCTGCAGGACTTCATCGACGGCAACTTCTCTGACTTCCGTTATGAGAACGCTGCGGGTTCGAACAACCAGGACGACGGCGCTGCAAGCTTCGGCTACGAAATCAACACAGCCTACGTTCAGGACACGTGGCAGGTTTCCCCGAACTTCAACGTCACGGCCGGTCTGCGCTATGACTACTACACGTCGGGCGATGCTCCGGCGCTCAACCAGAGCTTCCTGACGAATTACGGCTTCCGCAACGACGCGACCATGGATGGCCGCGACCTGCTGCAGCCGCGCATTGGCTTCAAGTATGACTTCTCGGACGCTATCCGCTTCCATGGTGGCTTCGGTCTCTATTCCGGCGGCAACCCGAACGTCTGGATCTCGAACAACTACTCCAACAACGGTGTAACCCTGTTCGAAGACCGCATCCGCGGCGGCAACATCAACGACTACACATATGCTGGCGGCGCTGGCAGCCCGTTCATCAACGTCCCCGATGAATCGATTGATGCCGTTGCAAATGCAAATGGTCGTGGCCCCGTCAACGCCCTCGACCCCGACTTCGAAATTCCGTCTGACTGGAAGTTTGCTCTGGGTACGGTCATCGACTTTGGTGCAGATGACGCATGGTACGGCAACGACTGGCGCCTGATGGCTGACTTCCTCTATTCGAAAGTCAACGAAGCCGCCTACATCCAGCCGATTTCGTGGGAGCAGGAAGACGTCGCAGCCGACGGCCGTCCTATCTACAGCGGCAACACCAACGACTTCATGCTGACCAACACGGAAGAAAAAGGCTTCTCCCGCGTGCTCTCGCTCGGCCTGTCGAAGTCTTATGACAACGGCATCGATTGGGGTCTTGGCTACGCGTACACGGACGCGGAAGACGTAAACCCGATGACGTCTTCGGTGGCCTTCTCGAACTTCACCAACTTCGCCACGTTTGACCCGGTCAATCCGAAAACCGGCGTAAGCGACTACGTGATCCCGCACCGCTTCACCTTCAACTTGAATGCTCGCCGTGAGTTCATCCAGAACTATGCGTCGAAATTCTCGCTGTTCGGAACGGTCAACCAGGGCTCGCCCTACAGCTATACGATTGGCTCGAACACAGCGTTTGACCCGATCTTCGGCAACCGCCGGCAGCTGGCTTACATTCCGACCGGTCTCGACGATGCAAACATCTCACCGCTCTCTGACGCGGCGGCTCTTGCATCGCTCGTGAACTTCGTCGGCAGCTCGGACGACCTGCAGAAGTATCGCGGCGGCATCATCGACCGGAACACCGAGAACGACCCGTGGCGCTCACGCTTCGACGTCCGTTTTGCTCAGGAACTTCCAGGCCTGCGCGCGGCTGACCGCACCGAAGCCTTCGTTGTGATCCGCAATGTCGGCAACCTGATCAACGATGATTGGGGCGTCATGAAAGAGCACGGCTTCCCAGGCAATGCCAGCCTCTACACATTGGACGGGTTGGACGACCAGAACCGCCTCATCATCTCCGGATTTAACGAGGAAGTTGACGAAGCATCGACGCTCAACAACGCGTCGCTCTGGCAGATCCGCCTTGGCGTGAAGTACACCTTCTAA
- a CDS encoding ArnT family glycosyltransferase: MHDSTLLDRHQTFERLTLAVLGLLLILRIAAVISTPLELYADEAQYWRWGQSLEWGYYSKPPMIAWVIHLTTSIFGTQEWTVRLAAPFLHTAAAALIFLTGRAMLDARAGFFAALLYALMPSVVLSSSVLSTDGVLMPFWCAALFLLWRLRSGEGLWVSAALLGGAIGAGMLSKYAMIYFLIGIALASLMDAPTRRVVLSPRGALAGGIAALIMAPHFAWNAANDFATVSHTVDNANLGGELFNPENALSWFGDQLGMFGPVSFLALLTGLFLYRTRRGEAAGPERWLLCFILPVLIFILCQAVLSRAHANWTATAYPGAALLVALWFSRGKAVTLWASLGVNLLVAALFMAMTLLPPAATTDLGLDNAAKRTRGWEASAQEVFDAAERLGATAVLVDEREVWHGLDFYARDRSLPLISWRRYPGPKSFSERVPLEGAIADRVLIASLHSGLRPHLRSDFARFEPAGQVRIDLGTRGNGCPITRVFQLYIGEGYNPPERTQEWENQFIGEMEFPEPPCPTAAYDG, encoded by the coding sequence ATGCACGATTCGACGTTGCTCGACCGCCATCAGACCTTTGAACGCCTGACACTGGCAGTCCTCGGGTTGCTCCTGATTCTCCGAATCGCAGCGGTCATCTCCACGCCGCTGGAGCTCTATGCGGACGAAGCCCAATACTGGCGCTGGGGGCAGTCGCTGGAGTGGGGCTATTATTCCAAGCCGCCGATGATCGCCTGGGTGATTCACCTGACGACCTCCATTTTCGGCACGCAGGAATGGACTGTCCGCCTGGCGGCGCCCTTTCTGCACACGGCGGCAGCAGCGCTTATCTTCCTGACCGGACGCGCCATGCTGGACGCCAGGGCGGGTTTCTTTGCCGCCCTGCTCTACGCGCTGATGCCATCTGTCGTTCTCTCATCAAGCGTGCTGTCGACCGATGGCGTGCTGATGCCGTTCTGGTGCGCGGCCCTCTTTCTGCTGTGGCGCCTCAGGAGCGGAGAAGGCCTCTGGGTGTCGGCAGCCCTGCTTGGGGGCGCGATCGGCGCGGGCATGCTGTCAAAATACGCGATGATCTATTTCCTGATCGGCATCGCTCTGGCCAGCCTGATGGATGCGCCCACCCGCCGGGTGGTTCTTTCACCGCGCGGCGCGCTGGCCGGCGGAATTGCCGCGCTCATCATGGCGCCGCATTTCGCCTGGAACGCGGCCAATGATTTTGCCACGGTCAGCCATACCGTCGACAACGCCAACCTTGGCGGCGAGCTGTTCAATCCTGAAAATGCGCTGAGCTGGTTTGGCGATCAGCTTGGCATGTTCGGCCCTGTGAGCTTTCTGGCATTGCTTACCGGCCTGTTTCTGTACCGGACACGGCGCGGCGAAGCGGCAGGCCCCGAACGTTGGCTGCTGTGCTTCATCCTGCCGGTTCTGATCTTCATCCTGTGTCAGGCGGTCCTGTCACGCGCCCATGCCAACTGGACGGCAACCGCCTATCCCGGCGCCGCGCTTCTGGTGGCGCTCTGGTTCAGCCGCGGCAAGGCGGTCACGCTTTGGGCGAGCCTCGGCGTCAATCTGCTGGTGGCGGCGCTGTTCATGGCCATGACATTGCTGCCACCGGCCGCAACTACGGATCTGGGGCTGGACAACGCCGCCAAGCGGACCCGCGGATGGGAGGCTTCGGCCCAGGAGGTGTTTGACGCGGCTGAGCGCCTTGGGGCAACGGCGGTGCTGGTTGATGAACGGGAAGTCTGGCATGGGCTGGATTTCTATGCCCGTGACCGGAGCCTGCCGCTCATTTCGTGGCGCCGATACCCCGGCCCCAAAAGCTTTTCGGAAAGGGTGCCGCTGGAAGGCGCAATCGCGGACAGGGTACTGATAGCGTCCCTGCATTCAGGCCTGCGCCCGCATCTGCGGAGTGATTTTGCGCGCTTCGAGCCGGCAGGCCAGGTCCGCATCGATCTTGGGACACGTGGCAATGGCTGCCCGATCACCCGCGTGTTTCAGCTGTATATCGGCGAAGGTTATAATCCACCCGAGCGGACCCAGGAATGGGAAAACCAGTTCATAGGGGAAATGGAGTTTCCCGAGCCGCCCTGCCCGACGGCGGCATATGACGGCTAA
- the msrA gene encoding peptide-methionine (S)-S-oxide reductase MsrA: MLTNRPAVLIAVVSGALASSVAFMSDAGAEDRRAEVAPIRVATAVFAGGDFRGVEADFDGMNGVIETVSGYTGGTIERPTHKQVAAGQSGHYEAVKVTYDPSQVTYLELAAHFIRGIDPTDDAGQFCDKGESYRSAIFVSGQSERNVAVETLSGAQRTLGKDVVTEIRPLTAFWPAEAQYQDYYLKNASKYSSEREACGRDQRLVEVWGNDTPAL, translated from the coding sequence GTGCTTACCAATCGCCCAGCCGTCCTTATCGCCGTTGTCTCCGGGGCACTCGCCTCGAGCGTCGCTTTCATGTCTGACGCAGGCGCCGAAGACCGCCGCGCCGAAGTGGCACCGATTCGCGTTGCAACGGCCGTTTTTGCGGGCGGAGACTTCCGCGGCGTTGAGGCTGATTTCGATGGAATGAACGGCGTTATCGAAACCGTTTCGGGATATACGGGTGGCACGATTGAGCGCCCGACCCACAAGCAGGTCGCTGCCGGACAGTCGGGACATTACGAGGCTGTAAAGGTCACCTACGACCCGTCGCAGGTTACTTATCTCGAGCTTGCTGCCCACTTCATTCGCGGCATTGATCCTACCGACGATGCTGGCCAGTTCTGTGACAAGGGCGAAAGCTACCGCAGCGCAATTTTCGTGTCCGGCCAGAGCGAACGGAATGTGGCGGTCGAGACCCTGTCCGGTGCCCAGCGCACGCTTGGCAAGGATGTTGTCACAGAGATCCGTCCACTGACGGCCTTCTGGCCGGCCGAGGCCCAGTATCAGGACTATTACCTCAAGAACGCGTCAAAGTATTCCAGCGAGCGTGAAGCCTGCGGCCGCGATCAGCGTCTTGTGGAAGTCTGGGGCAATGACACGCCAGCGCTCTGA
- the pbpC gene encoding penicillin-binding protein 1C has protein sequence MGQSLGQSVPKRLLAGLAALIAAVLLIDVIFPPPLERAGGVSVLVTDRAGKPLRAFPTPDGRWRFGVDLEEIDPEFVDALVRVEDKRFWDHHGTDWLGLTRAAFDSLLAGEIVSGGSTLTMQTARMLEPRPRNPGSKLIEIWRANQLERRLSKREIIELYLSLTPYGGNLEGVRAASWSYFGHEADRLSTDEIALLIALPQSPEVRRPDRRPEFAARSRDWVAEKLARYGVFSENDVLEVAATSVPARRLDFPDRAWHGADAVLASGPREDVRSTLDAALQAELERIALTRAELEGTDVQVSVIVVHVPTRAVRALVGSASRQRAGGWLDLTDRPRSPGSTLKPFIYGLAFDDGTASPDTRIQDLPSQFAGYQPENFDRMFHGDVRVSDALQHSLNVPAVLMLDRIGAERFSAQLAIAGARPRVSGATGQSAGLAIALGGAGLTGRELAVLYSALGDGGVAKPLVWRAEEEAASAADPGHRLMGEASAGEILRILQGSPSPAGRMPGQLTRDAPQIAFKTGTSYGYRDAWAAAVSGQHVIVVWVGRADGAPRTGVTGRDIALPILFEMADRAAHHLRDDGDSELRLSAAPLTPAKGALRAFSTDRPPEILFPPQGAELWAGTVDGRAPRPFVLAGRGAGALNWFIDGDPASLDDAGAPVWRPDRPGFYLVMAVDDAGRSSRVRVRVLTEDPA, from the coding sequence TTGGGCCAATCTTTGGGCCAGTCCGTGCCGAAACGCCTCCTTGCGGGACTGGCCGCACTGATTGCGGCTGTCCTGCTGATCGATGTGATCTTCCCCCCGCCGCTGGAGCGTGCGGGGGGCGTATCTGTCCTGGTCACTGACCGTGCCGGTAAGCCGCTCCGCGCGTTTCCAACGCCCGATGGCCGCTGGCGGTTCGGCGTGGACCTGGAAGAGATTGACCCCGAATTTGTCGACGCGCTGGTGCGGGTCGAAGACAAGCGCTTCTGGGATCATCACGGCACGGACTGGCTCGGTCTCACCCGCGCGGCGTTTGACAGCCTGCTGGCCGGAGAGATCGTCTCGGGCGGCTCTACCCTCACCATGCAGACGGCGCGCATGCTGGAACCGCGCCCGCGCAATCCCGGCTCCAAGCTGATCGAGATCTGGCGCGCCAACCAGCTCGAACGCCGGCTCTCCAAGCGCGAAATCATCGAGCTGTATCTTTCGCTGACCCCCTATGGCGGAAACCTGGAAGGCGTCCGCGCCGCCAGTTGGAGCTATTTCGGCCATGAGGCTGACCGTCTCTCGACCGATGAGATCGCGTTGCTCATCGCGCTGCCCCAATCGCCCGAAGTGCGACGGCCTGACCGGCGGCCGGAATTTGCCGCCCGCTCGCGCGACTGGGTGGCCGAAAAGCTCGCGCGCTATGGCGTGTTCTCGGAGAATGATGTGCTGGAGGTCGCGGCAACCTCCGTGCCCGCCCGCCGCCTCGATTTTCCAGACCGTGCCTGGCACGGAGCGGACGCGGTGCTGGCCAGTGGCCCGCGCGAAGACGTTCGCTCTACACTGGACGCGGCCCTTCAGGCGGAACTGGAACGGATCGCCCTCACGCGGGCGGAGCTTGAAGGCACGGACGTGCAGGTCTCCGTTATTGTCGTTCATGTGCCCACCCGCGCTGTACGCGCGCTCGTGGGGTCTGCATCGCGGCAGCGGGCCGGCGGCTGGCTCGACCTGACAGATCGCCCGAGGTCTCCCGGCTCGACGCTCAAACCCTTCATCTATGGCCTTGCTTTTGACGATGGCACGGCCTCGCCCGATACGCGCATCCAGGACCTTCCCAGCCAGTTTGCTGGATATCAGCCAGAGAATTTCGACCGGATGTTTCATGGCGATGTGCGCGTGTCAGACGCGCTCCAGCATTCGCTGAACGTGCCCGCGGTGCTGATGCTGGACCGGATCGGAGCCGAACGCTTCTCGGCGCAGCTGGCGATCGCAGGCGCGCGGCCGCGTGTCTCGGGCGCCACCGGCCAGTCTGCGGGCCTTGCCATCGCGCTCGGCGGGGCAGGGCTGACAGGCCGTGAACTCGCCGTGCTCTATTCTGCGCTGGGAGATGGCGGGGTGGCCAAGCCGCTGGTCTGGCGCGCCGAAGAAGAAGCGGCGAGCGCCGCCGATCCCGGCCACCGCCTGATGGGCGAAGCCAGCGCGGGTGAAATCCTCCGTATCCTGCAGGGCTCTCCCTCGCCTGCGGGCCGGATGCCGGGACAGCTGACACGCGACGCGCCCCAGATCGCCTTCAAGACCGGCACCTCCTATGGCTATAGGGACGCCTGGGCGGCGGCCGTCTCCGGGCAGCATGTCATTGTCGTCTGGGTTGGCCGTGCAGACGGCGCCCCGCGCACCGGCGTCACGGGCCGTGACATTGCGCTGCCCATCCTGTTCGAGATGGCAGACCGCGCCGCCCACCATCTGCGCGATGACGGCGACAGCGAATTACGCCTCAGCGCGGCGCCGTTAACCCCTGCGAAAGGGGCGTTGCGTGCCTTTTCAACCGACCGGCCACCTGAAATCCTGTTTCCGCCTCAGGGCGCGGAGCTTTGGGCGGGCACTGTGGATGGGCGCGCGCCGCGGCCATTTGTCCTCGCGGGCCGGGGGGCGGGGGCACTTAACTGGTTCATTGATGGCGATCCTGCATCCCTGGATGATGCGGGCGCGCCAGTCTGGCGTCCGGACCGGCCGGGCTTTTATCTCGTAATGGCTGTAGATGATGCGGGACGGTCCAGCCGGGTACGGGTCCGTGTGCTGACAGAAGACCCCGCCTGA